CTGCGGGCCTGACGCATGGCCTTTGCTTGTGAGATAAAAAATTATGGGGTTGCCTTCAGCATCGAACTGCACGTTTTTCATGTATGCTAATAACCCTTCTTTTTGGTAGTCATGTACAAGCGTCGGGGTTTGCATAGTAGTCAGAGGCATTAACAGTTTTTCGCCGCTGACTGTTGTCCATGTATCGCCGTAATCGTCGGTTTGCATGTAGTACAGGTTCGTCCGTGCATCAAGCCCACGCGGGATCGGGTGCATGTTAAACGCTGTACCGATACGTTTACCGTTATGCCAGCATACCTGATAATGCCCTTTCTCAAATTTTACGATTTTTGTATTCGGTGTCCATGTGATACCGTCTTTGCTTTTCATAAAATATAACGCGCGTTGGCCTTTTTCATAGTTCGTGTGGGGAAATACAAACCCAACCCCGGGGATGTTAAAAATGCTGCCATACGAGAAATTGGTGGTAGAAATGTGTATCCAATTGCTTATATCATACGGTTTTGCGCTTTTATTAATAAACGATGGGCGGCTGGTACCGTGGGAGTTCGAAAATATCCAGATATATCCTGCCTCGTCGATACTGATAATAGGGTTATCATGTGCGTCACCAGTTTTTTTGTCCAGTAAAATCACGGGTTTAGGTACCATCCCGGTCTTATGGTCATAGTATCCTACCATATGAAGGATTGAGCGTTTACCTGATTTATTATCTTTTACAGTAGTCCCGCCGTAAGTGAAGAATGTTTTATCCGCTTCTTTTGAATACACAGCAAATGGGTTCATCTGTTGCGGATACGTTGCCAGCCCGCCGCTGTATTTGTATTTATAAACATCTGTTGAACGCTGGTTATAGTACCATATACCGTAATACCCGTCCGCGCGGGGGTATGAGATTTCATTCTCTGCAGCAGTAAGGGTAGTCCCCGCAAAAAATGATGTAAGTAAGATTCCTGTAATCAAATAAACTGACATCTTTGTTTTGATCATGTAAATATTCTCCTTCTTCCTTAAAAAAACTGTGGTCACAATTTATATAGTTAACATTATACAATTTTGTAGAATTATATATCAAAGAAATAAAGGAAAGGGGATTTAACTTATATGATAGTAACAGTAGTACTTGTATCTTTATTAGTATTTATTGCGGGATACCGGTTTTATGGTGCATTTCTAGCAAAAACGGTAGTTCTTGAT
This genomic interval from Elusimicrobiota bacterium contains the following:
- a CDS encoding BNR-4 repeat-containing protein; translated protein: MIKTKMSVYLITGILLTSFFAGTTLTAAENEISYPRADGYYGIWYYNQRSTDVYKYKYSGGLATYPQQMNPFAVYSKEADKTFFTYGGTTVKDNKSGKRSILHMVGYYDHKTGMVPKPVILLDKKTGDAHDNPIISIDEAGYIWIFSNSHGTSRPSFINKSAKPYDISNWIHISTTNFSYGSIFNIPGVGFVFPHTNYEKGQRALYFMKSKDGITWTPNTKIVKFEKGHYQVCWHNGKRIGTAFNMHPIPRGLDARTNLYYMQTDDYGDTWTTVSGEKLLMPLTTMQTPTLVHDYQKEGLLAYMKNVQFDAEGNPIIFYLTSKGHASGPQNDPRILHTAQWTGKNWEIRDVTTTDNNYDYGPLYVESDGTWRVIGPFISGPQPYNPGGEVVMLTSTDQGKTWTKVKQLTTGSERNHTYVRIPLNAHPDFYAFWADGNAREASIAALYFTNKTGDHVWRLPLEMKDNFAKPEIVK